A genome region from Verrucomicrobiota bacterium includes the following:
- a CDS encoding S9 family peptidase, with product MKAGLWKGKYASVNHHEYFAEGVQSWFDDNRENDHDHNHVNTRAELLEYDAGLAALCREVFGDTVLKYTKPATRLRDHLEGYDPTKAPKFEWPERLQQAKAAIRRQAEERSRTGATVSPRAQTATNDPSLLTVERIFAAGEFREEKPASIRWSRRTSDYFTLEAPAAAGPGRDLLRNDPATGRKAVVVPAGAFIPEGRTRPLSIEAFEFSADESKLLLHTDSQRVWRRNTRGDYWVLDVATRALRRLGGDAAPSTLMFAKFSPDGSRVTYVRENNLYVQELRRMRITALTSDGSATRINGTSDWVNEEELDIRDGFRWSPDGRSIAFWQFDLSGVRQFHLIDNTAGNYPKITSFPYPKVGETNSATRLGVVAATGSKARWLQIPGDPREHYLPHLEWTPDGAHLVLQQFNRLQNTNLVMVANPKTGATRVALRETDPAWVDNLNPFRWTGSAGSFVWLSERDGWRHAYLAGLNGQGFSRITGGSFDVIETEALDDTGGWLYYAASPENPTQRYLFRTRLTGGPAERLTPEGQPGWHTYDLSPDCQWAVHTYSTFTTPPVVELVSLPDHKVARVLADNRTLREKLSALKKPSTEFLKIDIGENVSLDAWRIRPPELDPVGKHPLFIYVYGEPAGATVKDSWSGRTTLWHWMLAQQGYLVASVDNRGTATPRGRDWRRSVHRQIGILATLDQAAAVRSMLQRWPEADARRVGVWGWSGGGSMSLNAIFRYPDLYSTAIAVAPNANQLLYDTIYQERYMGLPGDNAEGYRDGSPLTHARHLRGSLLVVHGTGDDNGHYQGTEMLMNELIARNKPFTVLPYPNRSHGISEGANTVRHFYGTLTRYLHEHLPVGGLTDLRQKEVGRKN from the coding sequence ATGAAGGCGGGGTTGTGGAAGGGGAAATACGCGTCGGTGAATCATCACGAGTATTTCGCCGAGGGCGTCCAGAGCTGGTTCGACGACAACCGTGAGAACGACCACGACCACAACCACGTCAACACCCGCGCCGAATTGCTCGAATACGACGCCGGTCTCGCCGCGTTGTGTCGCGAGGTTTTTGGCGACACGGTGTTGAAGTACACCAAGCCTGCGACACGCCTCCGAGATCACTTGGAAGGTTACGATCCAACGAAAGCGCCGAAGTTCGAGTGGCCGGAGCGGCTGCAACAGGCGAAGGCCGCCATCCGCCGCCAGGCCGAGGAACGTTCGCGAACGGGCGCGACGGTGTCACCACGTGCTCAAACTGCCACCAACGATCCCTCGCTGCTGACCGTGGAACGGATTTTTGCCGCCGGTGAGTTCCGCGAAGAAAAGCCCGCGTCGATACGTTGGAGTCGGCGCACGTCCGATTACTTCACACTGGAAGCTCCGGCGGCGGCCGGCCCGGGCCGTGATCTCCTGCGCAACGACCCGGCCACCGGCCGGAAGGCAGTGGTTGTGCCGGCCGGCGCTTTTATCCCGGAGGGGCGGACGCGACCGCTGTCGATCGAGGCGTTCGAGTTTTCGGCGGATGAATCAAAGCTGTTGCTTCACACTGATAGCCAGCGCGTCTGGCGGCGGAACACGCGCGGTGATTACTGGGTGTTGGACGTCGCCACGCGCGCGTTGCGCCGGCTCGGCGGGGATGCCGCGCCGTCCACGCTCATGTTCGCCAAGTTTTCGCCCGACGGCTCGCGGGTGACGTACGTGCGCGAGAACAATCTTTACGTCCAGGAACTGCGCCGGATGCGGATCACGGCCCTGACCAGCGACGGCTCGGCCACGCGCATCAATGGCACTTCAGACTGGGTGAACGAGGAGGAACTGGACATTCGCGACGGCTTTCGCTGGAGCCCGGACGGTCGCTCGATCGCTTTCTGGCAGTTCGATCTCAGCGGCGTGCGTCAGTTTCATCTCATCGACAACACGGCGGGCAACTATCCGAAGATCACTTCCTTTCCCTATCCCAAGGTCGGCGAGACGAACTCCGCCACGCGACTGGGCGTGGTCGCTGCCACCGGAAGCAAAGCGCGCTGGCTACAAATCCCGGGCGATCCGCGCGAACATTACCTGCCGCACCTCGAATGGACGCCCGACGGCGCGCACCTCGTCCTTCAGCAGTTCAATCGCCTCCAAAACACGAATCTCGTGATGGTCGCCAATCCCAAGACCGGCGCGACGCGCGTGGCCCTGCGGGAGACGGACCCCGCGTGGGTGGATAATCTGAACCCGTTTCGTTGGACGGGTTCCGCGGGAAGTTTTGTCTGGCTAAGCGAACGCGACGGCTGGCGGCACGCGTATCTCGCGGGCTTGAACGGGCAAGGTTTTTCGCGGATTACGGGCGGCAGCTTCGACGTAATCGAGACCGAGGCACTCGATGACACTGGTGGCTGGCTTTACTACGCCGCCTCTCCGGAAAATCCCACCCAGCGTTATCTCTTCCGCACCCGATTGACCGGCGGCCCGGCGGAGCGCCTCACGCCTGAGGGCCAGCCCGGTTGGCACACCTACGACCTTTCGCCGGATTGCCAGTGGGCCGTGCATACTTATTCCACTTTCACCACGCCACCGGTGGTGGAACTCGTCAGCCTGCCCGATCACAAGGTGGCGCGGGTGCTGGCGGACAACCGGACGCTGCGCGAGAAATTGTCCGCGCTGAAGAAGCCCTCGACGGAGTTTTTGAAGATCGACATCGGAGAAAATGTTTCGCTGGATGCCTGGCGCATTCGCCCGCCGGAACTGGATCCGGTCGGCAAACATCCGTTGTTCATTTACGTCTATGGCGAACCGGCCGGGGCGACCGTGAAGGATTCGTGGAGTGGGCGCACCACGTTGTGGCACTGGATGCTCGCGCAGCAGGGCTACCTCGTGGCCAGTGTGGACAATCGCGGCACGGCCACGCCACGCGGACGCGACTGGCGACGCAGTGTGCATCGCCAAATCGGGATCCTCGCGACCCTCGACCAGGCCGCCGCTGTGCGCTCCATGCTCCAACGATGGCCGGAGGCGGATGCCAGGCGCGTGGGCGTCTGGGGCTGGAGCGGCGGCGGCAGCATGAGTCTGAACGCCATTTTCCGTTACCCGGATTTGTATTCCACCGCCATCGCCGTCGCCCCGAACGCGAACCAGCTTCTTTACGACACCATTTATCAGGAGCGTTATATGGGATTGCCCGGCGACAACGCTGAGGGCTATCGCGACGGTTCGCCGCTGACGCACGCGCGGCATTTGCGAGGCAGCTTGCTCGTCGTTCACGGCACGGGCGACGACAACGGGCACTATCAGGGCACGGAGATGTTGATGAACGAACTCATTGCGCGGAACAAGCCGTTCACCGTCCTGCCGTATCCGAACCGCTCGCACGGCATTTCCGAAGGCGCCAACACCGTCCGGCACTTTTACGGCACGCTCACGCGCTACTTGCACGAGCATTTGCCCGTTGGTGGACTCACGGATTTGCGACAGAAAGAAGTGGGCAGAAAGAATTGA
- a CDS encoding Fic family protein, with protein sequence MSYQPQFTITTGLLARVEGIAALRERIQNATVQVPWIPTLQKDTRARNTHSSTAIEGNPLTLEEVRALEEGATVAAPARARREVLNYFAALRHVEKQAGKKRLTHEDIFRLHAIIAGAVMDQGEAGRYRTMRVRVGQFVPPSPEEVSGLMFELLEWWNKDAPGISPVLSSAIVHYQFEAIHPFADGNGRTGRALALWELYRRGFDSHHLFAVDEFYWEDRPRYYAALDAVRREGDDLTSWLEYCAEGLQQTLERVWERMGQLSVTSARAKLVLRPRQEQLLKLLGQRGGLTPSELWAALKVSKQGAMDLLRPLVKAGLVKRVGTLKTGRYVLK encoded by the coding sequence ATGAGCTACCAGCCGCAGTTCACCATCACCACGGGCCTGCTGGCGCGGGTGGAGGGCATCGCCGCGCTGCGGGAGCGCATCCAGAACGCCACGGTGCAAGTGCCGTGGATTCCGACGCTGCAAAAGGACACACGGGCGCGCAACACCCACAGTTCGACGGCCATCGAGGGCAATCCGCTGACGCTGGAGGAGGTCCGCGCGCTGGAAGAGGGAGCGACGGTGGCCGCGCCGGCGCGGGCACGTCGCGAAGTTCTCAACTACTTCGCCGCGCTGCGGCATGTCGAGAAGCAGGCGGGCAAGAAGCGGTTGACCCACGAGGACATCTTCCGTCTGCACGCCATCATCGCGGGCGCGGTGATGGACCAAGGCGAGGCGGGCCGTTACCGGACGATGCGGGTGCGGGTGGGGCAGTTTGTGCCACCGTCTCCGGAGGAGGTGTCGGGCCTGATGTTCGAGCTGCTGGAATGGTGGAACAAGGACGCGCCGGGGATTTCGCCGGTGTTGAGCTCGGCGATTGTGCATTACCAGTTCGAGGCCATCCATCCGTTTGCCGACGGTAACGGGCGCACAGGACGCGCGCTGGCGCTATGGGAGCTTTATCGGCGCGGGTTTGATTCGCATCACCTGTTCGCGGTGGACGAGTTCTACTGGGAGGATCGCCCGCGCTATTACGCTGCGTTGGACGCGGTGCGGCGCGAGGGGGACGACCTGACGTCGTGGCTGGAGTATTGCGCCGAGGGATTGCAGCAAACGCTGGAGCGGGTATGGGAGCGGATGGGTCAGCTCTCGGTGACATCGGCGCGGGCGAAGCTGGTGCTGCGTCCGCGCCAGGAGCAGTTGCTGAAACTGCTCGGCCAGCGCGGCGGCCTGACGCCGTCGGAACTCTGGGCCGCGCTGAAGGTATCGAAGCAAGGCGCGATGGATTTGCTGCGGCCGCTGGTGAAAGCCGGGTTGGTCAAACGCGTGGGCACGCTGAAAACCGGACGATACGTTCTGAAGTGA
- a CDS encoding M48 family metallopeptidase, with protein MTEALFQYHLRVSPRARNIRLRVTMQRGLEVVVPRGYDSAKIPALLARKKHWIRSAMEQAESRRKFFEPEPVWRLPTEIKLAAIGLDWHVLQRETDVPWVAVREIGPSTLLVFGKVADERRCRAALNRWLMRETRKHLVPRLEELSRRTGLRLKRLMVKKQKTRWASCSRHRTISLNAKLLFLPSELVDYVIVHELCHLSEMNHSQHFWQLVRHHCPDFQKRDTQLREMWKRLHRWAS; from the coding sequence ATGACCGAAGCCTTATTCCAGTATCATCTGCGCGTCAGTCCACGCGCTCGAAATATCCGCCTGCGTGTCACCATGCAGCGCGGGCTGGAGGTCGTTGTGCCGCGTGGCTACGACAGCGCAAAAATTCCCGCCCTGCTTGCGCGCAAGAAGCATTGGATTCGATCCGCGATGGAACAGGCCGAGTCGCGCCGGAAATTCTTTGAACCCGAACCGGTGTGGCGGTTGCCCACGGAAATCAAGCTCGCCGCCATCGGCCTCGACTGGCACGTCCTGCAACGCGAGACAGACGTGCCGTGGGTCGCGGTGCGGGAGATTGGGCCGTCAACGCTGCTCGTCTTTGGGAAAGTTGCTGACGAGCGCCGCTGTCGCGCCGCCTTGAACCGCTGGCTCATGCGTGAAACGCGCAAGCATCTTGTCCCTCGCCTTGAAGAATTGAGCCGACGCACCGGTTTGCGCTTAAAGCGCCTGATGGTGAAAAAGCAAAAGACGCGCTGGGCCAGTTGCTCCCGGCACAGGACGATTTCCCTAAACGCCAAACTCCTTTTCCTGCCGTCGGAACTCGTGGATTACGTCATCGTCCATGAGCTTTGCCATTTGTCCGAGATGAACCACTCACAACATTTCTGGCAACTCGTCCGCCATCACTGCCCCGATTTCCAAAAACGCGACACCCAACTCCGCGAAATGTGGAAGCGTTTGCACCGCTGGGCGTCGTGA
- a CDS encoding restriction endonuclease subunit R, which produces MYVLVCADGSFYTGSTRDLRLRLEQHKAGEGAEHAGARLPVKLIYYETFDRIDQAFAREKQVQGWSRAKKLALIKGEVRELQRLSRAASVPEPVEGYFGEYPPDFFDFIIIDECHRGGANDESNWRGIMEYFAPAVQLGLTATPKRKDNVDTYRYFGEPVFIYSLKDGINDGYLTPFKVKQIQTTLDTYYYTPDDTVVEGQVEAGKLYEEADFNRNIEIRERERKRVEIFMSQIDQNEKTLVFCATQSHALLMRDLINQMKRSSDPNYCQRVTANDGEIGEQHLRDFQDNEKTIPTILTTSQKLSTGVDARNIRNIVLMRPVNSMIEFKQIIGRGTRLFDGKDFFTIYDFVKAHQHFLDPEWDGEPLEPDPTEPCATCGQSPCVCVKPPPGPCEVCGQSPCVCPKEPCPKCGQRPCVCRKKAKVKLADGKERNIQHMTCTSFWHPDGTPMTSQQFMEMLFGKLPEFFHNEEELRAIWSAPDTRKKLLLGLAERGFGQEQLVEMQKIIDAEASDLFDVLAHVAYSKAPLTREVRAAHARVYINTQFNAKQQAFLDFVLQHYVTVGVEELDQEKLTPLLRLKYHAIADAVSDLGQPAEIGKVFAGFQKYLYADKVA; this is translated from the coding sequence ATGTATGTGCTAGTGTGCGCGGACGGGAGCTTCTACACGGGAAGCACCAGAGACCTGCGCTTGCGATTGGAGCAACACAAAGCCGGCGAAGGCGCTGAACATGCGGGCGCACGCCTGCCAGTAAAACTCATCTACTACGAGACGTTTGATCGTATCGATCAGGCCTTTGCACGCGAGAAGCAGGTTCAGGGTTGGAGTCGCGCCAAAAAACTCGCGTTGATCAAAGGTGAGGTGCGGGAACTACAGCGACTTTCTCGGGCTGCGTCGGTGCCTGAGCCTGTCGAAGGCTACTTCGGGGAGTATCCGCCGGACTTTTTCGATTTCATCATCATCGACGAGTGCCATCGCGGCGGCGCGAACGATGAAAGCAACTGGCGCGGCATCATGGAGTATTTCGCACCCGCCGTGCAGCTCGGCCTGACGGCCACGCCGAAGCGGAAGGACAACGTGGACACCTACCGGTATTTCGGCGAGCCGGTGTTCATCTACTCGCTCAAGGACGGCATCAACGACGGCTACCTGACGCCGTTCAAGGTGAAGCAAATCCAGACCACGCTGGACACATACTATTACACGCCCGACGACACGGTGGTGGAAGGCCAAGTCGAGGCGGGCAAGCTCTACGAGGAGGCCGACTTCAACCGGAACATCGAAATCCGCGAGCGCGAGCGCAAGCGGGTGGAAATCTTCATGTCGCAGATCGACCAGAACGAAAAGACGCTGGTGTTCTGCGCCACGCAATCGCACGCCCTGCTGATGCGCGACTTGATCAACCAGATGAAGCGCAGCAGCGATCCCAACTACTGCCAGCGCGTCACGGCCAACGACGGCGAGATCGGCGAGCAACACCTGCGCGACTTCCAGGACAACGAAAAGACCATCCCGACCATACTGACCACGTCGCAGAAACTCTCGACCGGCGTGGACGCCCGCAACATCCGCAACATCGTGCTGATGCGACCGGTGAATTCGATGATCGAGTTCAAGCAGATCATCGGGCGCGGCACACGGCTCTTCGACGGGAAGGATTTCTTCACGATCTACGACTTCGTGAAGGCGCACCAACACTTCCTCGACCCCGAGTGGGATGGCGAACCGCTGGAACCCGATCCGACGGAGCCGTGCGCCACCTGCGGCCAGTCGCCGTGCGTCTGCGTGAAACCGCCGCCCGGCCCATGCGAGGTCTGCGGCCAGTCACCGTGCGTATGTCCGAAAGAGCCTTGTCCCAAGTGCGGTCAGCGTCCGTGCGTGTGCCGGAAGAAGGCCAAGGTGAAACTGGCCGACGGCAAGGAGCGCAACATCCAGCACATGACCTGCACGAGCTTCTGGCATCCGGATGGCACGCCGATGACGTCGCAGCAGTTCATGGAAATGCTCTTCGGCAAGCTGCCGGAGTTCTTCCACAACGAAGAGGAACTGCGCGCCATCTGGAGCGCGCCGGACACACGCAAGAAGCTGTTGCTGGGCCTTGCCGAAAGGGGCTTCGGCCAGGAGCAACTGGTCGAGATGCAGAAGATCATTGACGCCGAGGCCAGCGACCTGTTCGACGTGCTGGCTCATGTGGCGTATTCCAAAGCGCCGCTCACACGGGAGGTCCGCGCCGCGCATGCGCGCGTCTATATCAACACGCAATTCAACGCGAAGCAGCAGGCATTTCTCGACTTCGTGCTCCAGCACTATGTCACCGTGGGCGTTGAGGAACTGGACCAGGAGAAGCTCACGCCCTTGCTGCGACTCAAGTATCACGCCATCGCCGATGCCGTGTCCGATCTAGGCCAACCGGCGGAGATTGGAAAAGTGTTCGCTGGCTTCCAGAAATATCTTTACGCCGACAAGGTCGCATAG
- a CDS encoding Fic family protein, which yields MAPARKSSKPLAVWRPQEPFNALPPLPPKPELETKAILKQCIRARAALSELKQAGELIPNQSVLINTLPLLEAQASSAIENIITTTDRLFQFREMDESADAATREALRYGQALLEGFQSLKNRPLATRTAEEICSRIKGKPMRVRTMPGTALARAAGEVVYTPPVGEDLLRELLSNWEKFLHEATDIDPLVRMAVGHYQFEAIHPFTDGNGLTGRVLNSLYFISEGLLTLPILYLSRHIIQHKADYYRLLREVTQTDEWEAWILFMLKGVEETAHWTVAKIAAMRKLQKHTTDFVRKAAPKIYTHELMDLIFELPYCRIQNVTAKEIAVRQTASNYLKELVRLGVLEEKPVGREKLFIHPKLMRLLTRDTNEFTPYA from the coding sequence ATGGCTCCCGCGCGAAAATCCTCAAAACCATTGGCGGTGTGGCGTCCGCAAGAGCCATTCAACGCGCTGCCGCCGCTGCCACCCAAGCCCGAGCTGGAAACGAAGGCGATCCTCAAACAGTGCATCCGGGCACGGGCGGCGTTGTCGGAATTGAAGCAGGCGGGGGAATTGATCCCGAACCAAAGCGTGCTCATCAATACACTGCCGCTGCTGGAAGCGCAGGCGAGTTCAGCCATCGAAAACATCATCACGACGACGGATCGGCTGTTCCAATTCCGCGAGATGGACGAGAGCGCCGACGCGGCGACGCGAGAGGCGCTGCGTTACGGTCAGGCGCTGCTGGAGGGATTTCAGTCGCTGAAGAATCGTCCGCTGGCCACACGCACGGCGGAGGAGATTTGCAGCCGCATCAAAGGCAAGCCGATGCGGGTGCGGACGATGCCGGGCACGGCGCTGGCGCGGGCGGCGGGAGAAGTCGTCTATACGCCGCCGGTGGGCGAGGATTTATTGCGCGAGCTGCTGTCGAACTGGGAAAAGTTTCTGCACGAGGCGACGGACATTGACCCGCTGGTGCGGATGGCGGTGGGGCATTATCAGTTTGAGGCGATCCATCCGTTCACGGATGGCAACGGCCTGACCGGCCGCGTGCTGAACAGCCTTTATTTCATCAGCGAGGGGTTGCTGACGCTGCCGATCCTCTACCTGAGCCGTCACATCATCCAGCACAAGGCGGATTATTACCGGCTGCTGCGTGAGGTGACGCAGACGGATGAATGGGAGGCGTGGATTTTGTTCATGCTCAAGGGTGTGGAGGAAACGGCGCACTGGACGGTGGCGAAGATCGCGGCGATGCGGAAGCTGCAAAAGCACACGACGGATTTTGTGCGCAAAGCCGCGCCGAAGATTTACACTCACGAGTTGATGGACTTGATTTTCGAGCTGCCGTATTGCCGGATTCAAAACGTGACGGCCAAGGAAATAGCCGTTCGCCAAACCGCCTCGAACTATTTGAAGGAACTGGTCCGACTCGGCGTGCTGGAGGAAAAACCGGTGGGCCGCGAAAAGCTTTTCATTCATCCGAAGCTGATGCGTTTGCTCACACGGGACACCAACGAGTTCACGCCTTACGCATGA
- a CDS encoding tryptophan-rich sensory protein encodes MTGFRAGFALAGWLALCFSAAATGALFMPGEWYATLRKPSWNPPSWVFGPVWTTLYTMMAVAAWMVWKRGGFISQRRSLVPFLVQLALNTAWTPIFFGLRRSGLAFAEIILLWLAIAWTIALFWQVQRPAAWLLVPYLAWVSFAAVLNGTLWRLNP; translated from the coding sequence ATGACCGGCTTCCGGGCCGGCTTCGCCTTGGCGGGCTGGCTGGCGCTTTGTTTCAGCGCCGCGGCAACCGGGGCGCTGTTCATGCCGGGCGAATGGTATGCCACGCTACGGAAGCCGTCGTGGAATCCCCCGAGCTGGGTGTTCGGCCCGGTCTGGACAACGCTCTATACGATGATGGCGGTGGCGGCGTGGATGGTGTGGAAACGCGGCGGGTTCATCTCGCAGCGCCGCTCGCTGGTGCCCTTCCTTGTGCAACTCGCGCTCAATACCGCGTGGACGCCGATTTTCTTCGGTCTGCGTCGTTCCGGCCTGGCGTTTGCGGAAATCATTCTGCTGTGGCTGGCCATCGCGTGGACCATCGCGCTTTTCTGGCAAGTGCAGCGCCCCGCGGCGTGGCTGCTGGTGCCGTATCTCGCGTGGGTGAGTTTTGCGGCGGTGCTGAACGGCACGTTGTGGAGGCTGAACCCATGA
- a CDS encoding SRPBCC family protein encodes MTIHEFQCELWLPLPPEELFPFFADAGNLDAITPPWLHFGILTPRPIEMRAGALIDYQIRVRGLPMRWRTLIREWQPPHRFVDEQLRGPYRQWIHEHVFEAHDGGTLARDVVRYAVPFDFIAHPLFVRRDIEKIFTFRQESLRARFGVAGNHQK; translated from the coding sequence ATGACGATTCACGAATTCCAATGCGAACTATGGTTGCCGCTGCCGCCGGAGGAGTTGTTTCCATTCTTTGCGGACGCGGGCAATCTGGATGCGATCACGCCGCCTTGGCTGCATTTTGGCATCCTGACGCCGCGTCCCATCGAAATGCGAGCGGGGGCGCTGATTGATTACCAAATACGCGTGCGCGGCCTGCCCATGCGCTGGCGCACGCTCATCCGGGAATGGCAACCGCCGCACCGCTTTGTGGATGAGCAACTGCGAGGGCCGTATCGGCAATGGATTCACGAGCACGTCTTTGAAGCGCACGATGGCGGGACGCTGGCCCGGGATGTGGTGCGCTACGCCGTGCCCTTTGATTTCATCGCGCATCCGCTCTTTGTGCGGCGGGATATAGAGAAGATTTTTACGTTCCGTCAGGAGTCGCTGCGGGCTCGGTTTGGCGTCGCCGGAAACCATCAGAAATGA